A section of the Amycolatopsis sp. AA4 genome encodes:
- a CDS encoding response regulator transcription factor translates to MRVLIVEDEPYLAEAIRDGLRLEAIAADLAGDGDTALEMLSVNAYDMAVLDRDIPGPSGDEIAKRVVASGSGMPILMLTAADRLDDKVSGFELGADDYLTKPFAMRELVLRLRALDRRRAHNRPPVREIAGLKLDPFRREVYRNGRYVALTRKQFAVLEVLVAAEGGVVSAEELLERAWDENADPFTNAVRITVSALRKRLGEPWLVATVPGVGYRIDDGSARG, encoded by the coding sequence ATGCGTGTGCTGATCGTCGAGGACGAGCCTTACCTGGCCGAGGCCATCCGGGACGGTTTGCGCCTGGAAGCGATCGCGGCCGATCTCGCCGGGGACGGGGACACCGCGCTGGAAATGCTGAGCGTCAACGCGTACGACATGGCGGTGCTCGACCGGGACATTCCCGGACCGTCGGGCGACGAGATCGCGAAACGCGTCGTCGCGTCCGGCAGCGGCATGCCGATCCTGATGCTCACCGCCGCCGACCGGCTCGACGACAAGGTCTCCGGTTTCGAACTCGGCGCCGACGACTACCTGACCAAACCGTTCGCGATGCGGGAACTCGTGCTCCGGCTGCGCGCGCTCGACCGCAGGCGCGCGCACAACCGGCCGCCGGTGCGGGAAATCGCCGGACTGAAGCTGGACCCGTTCCGCCGCGAGGTCTACCGGAACGGCCGATACGTCGCGCTGACCCGGAAGCAGTTCGCCGTCCTGGAGGTGCTCGTCGCGGCCGAGGGCGGGGTGGTCAGCGCCGAGGAACTTCTCGAGCGGGCCTGGGACGAGAACGCGGACCCGTTCACCAACGCCGTCCGCATCACGGTTTCGGCGCTGCGCAAACGGCTCGGCGAACCGTGGCTGGTCGCGACCGTCCCCGGGGTCGGCTACCGGATCGACGACGGGTCGGCACGCGGATGA
- a CDS encoding HAMP domain-containing sensor histidine kinase, with product MIREPGMSVRLKLTLSYAGFLMLAGTLLLGAVGLFLLNYQDRALEVMPVVMAPSGRELIKDFAPDAAIVMLLLLMFGLLGGWILAGRMLAPLNRITAATRQASTGSLAHRIELEGRDDEFRELADSFDAMLARLDAHVAEQRRFAANASHELRTPLAITQSLLEVARDDPDRDLGELHERLRVVNARAIELTEALLLLSRVDQRSFTRESVDLSLVAEEAAETLLPLAEKHGVTIETSGEFTAVNGSRALLLQLTTNLLHNAIVHNLPEGGTVQLRTTASATSSTLTVENTGEAVSPERIWTFTEPFQRGTERVRGDHAGVGLGLAIVKSIARAHDGSLSLAPGAAGGLRVVVRLPGEAMLFGDRQHLSG from the coding sequence ATGATCCGCGAGCCCGGGATGAGCGTCCGGCTCAAACTGACCCTCAGCTACGCCGGATTCCTCATGCTGGCCGGGACGCTGCTGCTCGGCGCGGTGGGCCTGTTCCTGCTGAACTACCAGGACCGGGCGCTGGAAGTGATGCCGGTGGTGATGGCTCCGTCCGGCCGCGAACTGATCAAGGACTTCGCGCCGGACGCGGCGATCGTGATGCTGCTCCTGCTGATGTTCGGCCTGCTGGGCGGCTGGATTCTGGCCGGGCGCATGCTCGCCCCGCTGAACCGGATCACCGCGGCGACCCGGCAGGCCTCGACCGGTTCGCTCGCGCATCGGATCGAACTGGAAGGCCGCGACGACGAGTTCCGCGAACTCGCCGACAGCTTCGACGCCATGCTCGCCCGCCTCGACGCGCACGTCGCCGAACAGCGGAGGTTCGCCGCCAACGCGTCCCACGAACTGCGTACTCCGTTGGCGATCACGCAGAGCCTCCTCGAAGTCGCGCGAGACGATCCGGACCGCGATCTCGGCGAGCTTCACGAACGTCTTCGGGTCGTGAACGCGCGGGCGATCGAACTCACCGAAGCCTTGCTGCTGCTCAGCCGGGTGGACCAGCGGTCGTTCACCCGGGAATCCGTCGACTTGTCGCTGGTGGCGGAAGAGGCCGCCGAGACGCTCTTGCCGCTGGCCGAGAAACACGGCGTGACCATCGAGACTTCGGGCGAGTTCACTGCCGTGAACGGGTCTCGGGCGCTTCTGCTGCAGCTGACGACTAATTTGCTGCACAACGCCATCGTGCACAACCTGCCGGAGGGCGGGACTGTGCAGCTGCGCACCACTGCCTCCGCGACGTCGAGCACGCTCACGGTGGAGAACACCGGGGAAGCGGTCAGCCCGGAGCGGATTTGGACGTTCACTGAGCCGTTCCAGCGGGGTACTGAGCGGGTCCGGGGGGATCACGCCGGGGTGGGGTTGGGGCTGGCGATTGTGAAGAGCATTGCCCGGGCGCACGACGGGTCGCTTTCGCTCGCGCCGGGTGCTGCGGGTGGGCTTCGGGTGGTGGTGCGGTTACCTGGGGAGGCGATGTTGTTCGGCGATCGTCAGCACCTGTCGGGCTAG
- a CDS encoding glycosyltransferase → MDPKPPRVVVAGGHSAGHIEPAMNFADALRRLSPEAEITALGTVRGLDTTLIPARGYPLELIPPVPLPRKATWALLHTPSRLRASIRAAGTILDQVGADVVVGFGGYVAAPAYLAARQRGLPIVVHEANVRPGAANRLAARMTPHVYTASPAVRLKHGTAIGIPLRPAITELDRAATRDAARRRFGLPQDGPVLLVTGGSQGAKTINAATSGAAAALCAAGVRILHITGPQHTVDAADPSHIVLPFVDEMQYAYAAADFAICRSGALTCAELAAVGLPAAFVPLPDRGGEQRLNAEPIVTAGGALLVNDADLTPAWIEAALLPVLTDPAHLAAMSARAATTGAPNADTALARQVLTIAEQHRLPR, encoded by the coding sequence ATGGACCCCAAGCCACCCCGCGTGGTCGTCGCCGGAGGCCACTCCGCCGGACACATCGAACCCGCGATGAATTTCGCCGACGCGTTGCGACGGCTGTCCCCCGAGGCGGAGATCACCGCACTCGGCACCGTCCGCGGCCTGGACACGACGCTGATCCCCGCTCGCGGCTACCCGCTGGAACTCATCCCGCCGGTTCCGTTGCCGCGCAAGGCAACCTGGGCGCTCCTGCACACCCCGTCCCGCTTGCGTGCTTCGATCCGGGCCGCTGGGACAATCCTCGACCAGGTCGGCGCAGACGTCGTAGTGGGCTTCGGCGGTTACGTCGCCGCCCCGGCCTACCTCGCCGCCCGCCAGCGAGGCTTGCCGATCGTCGTCCACGAGGCGAACGTCCGGCCGGGAGCAGCCAACCGGCTAGCCGCCCGGATGACGCCGCACGTGTACACCGCCTCCCCGGCCGTCCGGCTGAAACACGGCACCGCAATCGGAATCCCGCTGCGTCCAGCCATCACCGAACTCGACCGCGCCGCAACCCGCGACGCAGCCCGACGCCGGTTCGGCCTGCCCCAAGACGGCCCAGTCCTGCTGGTCACCGGCGGCTCGCAAGGCGCCAAGACCATCAACGCCGCCACCTCCGGCGCAGCTGCCGCACTGTGCGCGGCCGGGGTGCGGATCCTGCACATCACCGGCCCGCAGCACACCGTCGACGCGGCCGACCCGTCGCACATAGTCCTGCCGTTTGTCGACGAAATGCAGTATGCCTACGCCGCCGCCGACTTCGCGATCTGCCGCTCCGGCGCGCTGACCTGCGCCGAACTGGCCGCGGTCGGCCTCCCCGCGGCGTTCGTCCCCCTGCCCGACCGCGGCGGCGAGCAACGCCTGAACGCCGAGCCGATCGTCACCGCCGGCGGCGCGCTGCTCGTCAACGACGCGGACCTCACCCCGGCCTGGATCGAAGCCGCCCTCCTCCCAGTCCTCACCGACCCAGCCCACCTCGCCGCGATGTCCGCCCGCGCCGCCACGACCGGAGCACCCAATGCCGACACCGCCCTAGCCCGACAGGTGCTGACGATCGCCGAACAACATCGCCTCCCCAGGTAA
- the vanX gene encoding D-Ala-D-Ala dipeptidase VanX: MRPGFAFLDEVAPGIRWDAKYATWDNFTGKPVDGYLANRIVGTHALCAALRNAQDKAATRGFGLLIWDAYRPQRAVDCFLRWAKQPEDGRKKRQHYPNLNRAEMFENGYVAIKSGHTRGSTVDLTLYRLETGELVPMGGGFDLMDAVSHHGAPGITPAETANRQHLRSIMEDCGFAAYESEWWHYTLNDEPYPDTYFDFLIA; this comes from the coding sequence ATGAGGCCCGGTTTCGCCTTCCTGGACGAGGTCGCGCCCGGAATCCGCTGGGACGCCAAGTACGCCACCTGGGACAACTTCACCGGCAAACCGGTCGACGGTTACCTGGCGAACCGGATCGTCGGCACCCATGCCCTGTGCGCCGCCTTGCGAAACGCGCAGGACAAAGCCGCGACCCGAGGCTTCGGCCTGCTGATCTGGGACGCCTACCGCCCGCAACGCGCAGTAGACTGCTTCCTGCGCTGGGCGAAACAGCCGGAAGACGGTCGCAAGAAACGTCAGCACTACCCGAACCTCAACCGCGCGGAGATGTTCGAAAACGGTTACGTAGCGATCAAATCCGGTCACACCCGAGGAAGCACCGTGGATTTGACTCTGTACCGCCTGGAGACCGGTGAACTCGTCCCCATGGGCGGCGGCTTCGACCTGATGGATGCCGTCTCGCACCACGGCGCACCGGGAATCACCCCCGCCGAAACGGCGAACCGGCAACACCTTCGGTCCATTATGGAGGATTGCGGTTTCGCCGCGTACGAATCCGAATGGTGGCACTACACGCTGAACGACGAGCCTTACCCAGACACGTACTTCGATTTCCTCATCGCCTAA
- the vanA gene encoding D-alanine--(R)-lactate ligase codes for MAKLKIGVIFGGISEEHPVSVKSAREVAKNLEPETYEPYWVGITKDGSWKLCDGPGEGWEDHGRPAMLSPDRGVHGLLVEEQGKYEPVRLDVVLPVLHGKLGEDGAMQGLLELSGIPYAGCDVRSSALCMDKSLAYLVTDSAGIATPNFWAGSANETVDAGKFTYPVFVKPARSGSSFGVTKVSREEDLPSALADAAQFDSKVLIEEAVEGSEVGCAVLGNGADLIVGEPDQIRLSHGFFKIHQEDNPESGSENSTILVPAAIPAEARARVQATARTIYRALGCRGLARVDLFLLEDGTVMLNEVNTFPGLTSYSRYPRMMAAAGLSFAEMLDRMVSLALAGARR; via the coding sequence ATGGCTAAACTCAAGATCGGCGTCATCTTCGGCGGAATCTCCGAGGAACACCCCGTCTCGGTCAAATCCGCGCGAGAAGTGGCGAAGAACCTCGAACCGGAAACCTACGAGCCGTATTGGGTCGGGATCACCAAGGACGGCTCGTGGAAGCTCTGCGACGGCCCCGGCGAAGGGTGGGAGGACCACGGCCGCCCGGCGATGCTGTCACCGGACCGCGGCGTCCACGGACTGCTGGTCGAGGAGCAGGGCAAGTACGAGCCGGTCCGGCTGGACGTGGTGCTGCCGGTGCTGCACGGCAAACTCGGCGAGGACGGCGCGATGCAGGGCCTCCTCGAGCTGTCCGGAATCCCGTACGCGGGCTGCGATGTGCGAAGTTCGGCGCTGTGCATGGACAAATCCCTCGCCTACCTCGTCACCGACAGCGCGGGCATCGCCACGCCGAACTTCTGGGCGGGCTCGGCGAACGAGACCGTCGACGCGGGCAAATTCACCTACCCCGTCTTCGTGAAGCCGGCCCGGTCCGGTTCGTCGTTCGGCGTCACCAAGGTCTCGCGCGAGGAGGACTTGCCGAGCGCGCTCGCGGACGCGGCGCAGTTCGATTCCAAGGTCCTGATCGAGGAAGCGGTCGAAGGCAGCGAAGTCGGTTGCGCGGTCCTGGGCAACGGCGCGGACCTGATCGTCGGCGAACCGGACCAGATCCGGCTGTCGCACGGGTTCTTCAAGATCCACCAAGAGGACAACCCGGAAAGCGGCTCCGAGAATTCGACCATCCTCGTCCCCGCGGCCATCCCGGCGGAGGCGCGCGCCCGCGTCCAGGCGACCGCGCGCACCATCTACCGCGCGCTGGGCTGCCGCGGCCTCGCCCGCGTCGACCTGTTCCTGTTGGAAGACGGCACCGTCATGCTCAACGAGGTCAACACCTTCCCCGGACTGACCTCCTACAGCCGGTACCCGCGGATGATGGCGGCCGCCGGGCTGTCGTTCGCCGAAATGCTCGACCGGATGGTGTCCCTCGCGCTGGCCGGGGCGCGCCGATGA